The Sporosarcina sp. FSL W7-1349 genome contains the following window.
ACACCATTCTCCACCAGATCCGGTATGTGCCGAATCATTGCCATATCGACAGAGCTCATCGAAAAGGCTTCCATCGCCTCTCCCCCGAGCAAGGACTCCTTTTCCCCCTCTTCCGGCACTTCATACAACTCATATTTCCATCGGCAGGATTGCGTGCATCCTCCGCGGTTCGCGTCCCGATCCGCCATATGATTCGATAATACACACCGGCCGGAATAGGAAATGCACATCGCCCCGTGGATAAAAGCCTCGATCTCCACGTCCGTTTTCTGGCGGATTTCTTTAATTTCATCCATTCCAACTTCTCGGGCCAACACGACCCGTTCCAGTCCTTCCTCTTTCCAGAAGTTCAATGTTTCATAATTCGTTGCCGAGGCTTGGGTCGATAAATGAATCGGCAGCCCTGGCGCATCCATTGCGCAAATCTCAATCAAAGCTGGATCCGAGACGATGACGGCATGGATGCCGATGTCGCGCAACGTGCGGAAAAACTCCCCTGCCCCTTCCACATCCCCTTCATGGGCGACCATATTCGCGGCAACATAGACTTTCGCATTGTAGGATTGGGCAAATTCCACTCCTTCACGCATTTCCTCATATGTGAAATTGCCCGCCCGGCTGCGGAGTCCGTAAGCGTTTCCTCCGATGAACACGGCGTCCGCCCCATAGCGGATGGCCATTTTCAGTTTCTCCAATGTGCCCGCCGGTGCCAAGACTTCCGGCTTTTTAGTAATCACTCGTTTTTCCATTGTTTTCATCATGGTAATTTCCTCTCTTTATTGGATCTCTGTCGGGTCTTTCAAAAAGAAGCCTTCACTCAATGCCCGTTCATGCGGATGAAGGGAATGTAATCGCTCATTCAATCGGATTGACAAATCATCCGACCATATTCCATTTTCAAACGCCTGTTTCGCTTCGACAAAAAGGCGGGCAATCTCGATAATCCGTTCTCCTCTCGCAAACACGCCATCCAGCTTCCACCGTGTCAGACCAGCATCGGCCAATTTTCCAAGCTGCGGCATGAGGTTCACATCATCTGTCGCAAATATATGAGTTCCGTTGATATCTTCGTAAATGGAATAATGGGTATCCTCTTTTTTCGGTTCCGCCAAAAACAATTGACGCTCTTCCATGGAAGGGGTCTTTTCCTGAATATATCCAAAGTAATTACGGACGAGCGGTCGTTTAGATTGATGGATGCAAGTGGCTCCATATACAAGGACCTCCACCGGAACGATCGCTTGCTCCTGGATCATTTTCAATTCTTCATATGTCAACTCGCGAGCCAGCACGGCGCCGACTGCTCCCCGCTTCGCCCAGAAGTTCACTTGGTTAGCGCTTGTCACCATCACTTGGGCGTCGTAAATATAAGGGACCGAGATATTGTTCTTTTTCAGTAGATGAATGACTCCCGGATCCCCAACGGTCATTGCATCGACACCGATCGACTCTAGGCCTTCCAAATAAGGCAGGATCTTTTCAATACGATCATTGTGCATCAGCGCATTGACCGCTACATGCACTTGCTTTCCATTATCATGCGCATAATCTGTTAATGTTCGAATATCATCTAAAGACAAAGAGGCCGGCAGACGCAGTCCGAACTCATCCTCCCCTACATATACGGTATCGACTCCTGCGTCCAACAAGGATTTTCCTTGTTCCACCGATTCCGCTGTTGCAATCAGCTCCATCATACACACTCTTCCTTTCCAGTCACTATCGACCATATTATAAAGAGGAGGACCCCGATAAATGTATTAGGGAAAACCCTTACTTTTTGAACACAATTCAACATTTTCAGGAAATGAATCACAAAAAAAACGCAAAGTGACAGGTTCTCCAGCAACTTTGCGTTTCCCACTTCAATCTTCTATTCTATTTTCACTTCATTAATTTCATAAATTCCCGCATGAGTCCAGGTAAATCAGGCCATGCGTGTCCGGAAACAAGATTGCCGTCTGTATGCAGACCTTCTTCAATATAAGTCGCCCCGCAAGCAGTCACATCCGGCTTGCATGCGATATAGGCCGTATACTCCCGGCCTTTCATCAAATCTGGAACGACGGACAGCACTTGGGCAGCGTGGCAAACAGCCGCAACCGGTTTATTTTCTTCAAAGAAGTGCCGGACGATTCCGGGCAGCGATTCGTCCAAGCGGATATACTCCGGAGCCCGGCCTCCCGGAATGATCAGCCCATCATAATCAGCAGGATTCACATCGGAAAATGCGATTTGCGAATCAAGGCCATACGCCGGCTTCTCGACATATGTCTCCATGCCTTCAATGAAATCATGGCTTACAGTTTGCAACTTTTTTACGGAGGGCGATGCGATGGTGACGTCAAATCCTTCTTCAAGACAGCGATAATACGGATAATAGATTTCCAGTGCTTCGACTGCATCTCCAGAAACGATTAGAACTTTCTTGCTCATTGCGGATACCTCCATCTATATAGTTTCACTTCCATGCATCTATTCGACATTTCGTCATGAAACCCTTTCCCCAAAGGGAATCCTCCTTCTTACAAAGCAATCCTTCCTAGAAACTCAATGTTATCTAGCCAATCCGTCGTCGTCCTGAACAATTCCTCTTCAAATGAATAGCTGGAAAACGTATGGTCCGCCTCTTCAATATAATGCGTTTCTGCAAATTGATGCAGTGGTCTACTGTGCAACGCCGCAAGATAGCGGGCAGTATGCTCTTTCGGGATATCTTCGTCTTCATTTGCATGAATCACCAAAGCGGGGCCTTTATACAACTGGACCGCCTCGACCGGATGATGCTTTTTCAGATCTTCGAGAAATGGACGGCTTACATAGAAGCCGTGGTAATCCACTTTCCCTTTTTCATTCGCCACATTCACCTTCTCATATCCCAATATGGCGGTAATATCGTCATAAGGCGTGCCGACTGGTGACCATAAAATAAGCTTTTTAATCCGACGGTCCTGCGCCGCCGTCATAGCGGCAACCGCTCCCCCTAAACTATGTCCAATCAAAATGATATTCCGCGCGTCGATTTCTTTAATGGAAGAAAGATGATCCAAGACAGCTTGCACTTCTTGCAGCTGTTTTGTCACGGTCACCTGTGCATAGTCTCCGTCACTTTCTCCGCAACCGCTAAAATCGAAACGGACGACTGCATACCCTTTACTTGTAAAATGGCGTGCCGCTTTGACAAACAAGCGGTGCTCCCCCACTTTATTTCCGACAAAACCATGCAGCAACACGATAAGCGGTGTTGTGAATTTTTGTTTCTTTTCCGGGAGATGAAGTGCTCCTGACAAATTCGTATCGGCTGAAGCGAAAACAGTAAACGGTTGACTCATGCGATCCTTCCTTTCCTTATAATGAAAGTTTATTATCCATACCTATTTACTTGGTATTATACGGGACCATTAGACAGAATGCAATCGAAAAACACAAATTGCTGTCCCCCTTGAAATAATAACGCTGCTTCAAACATATGGTATGGAAAGGATTTTCCTTAGGACTTGCAATCGAAAAGAGGAGGAATGAAAGCCTATGCGTTTTTTTGTCTTAGGAGCTGGGTTAATGGGGAAAGAGGCTGTCCGGGATTTACTTGCCAATCCGGAAATGGAAGAAGTGCTGGTCGGTGACCTGGAAGAATCCCGTGCCTTGCAGGTTTGTCGACAGTTCAACGATTCGAGACTGAAGGCAGTACAAGCAGACCCTTCAGACAGGGAAAGGTTTATCCGTACTATCGCAAATAGTGATGTTCTGATCAATGCAACAGTCTACACGCTTAATGAAACGGTTGCCAAATTGGCGATCCAGGCGGGCATCCATGCAGTGGACTTAGGGGGAAATGTCAATGAAATCGCCCATGACATCTTGGCATTGGATGAGGAAGCGAAACGAAAAGGGGTCACATATATAACCGAACTGGGCGTCGCTCCAGGATTGACGAACATCTTAGTCGGCTATGGTGCCTCCAAATTCGATGCAGTCGAGACGGTCCAGTTGCGTGTGGGCGGCCTGCCGAAAGTGCCCGAACCCCCACTGGAATATAATCAAGTCTATTCGATAGAAGGGATCCTCTATCAATATGAAGGCGAAGCAACGATCATTCGGGACGGCGTGAAACAATCAGTCCCCGCCCTTTCAGAAGTCGAGGAAATCCATTTTGATGGCTTTGGGAGATTGGAAGCTTTCCATACCGCAGGCGGCACATCGACTTTGCCAGATACTTTTCCCGCTGTCCGTCACTTGGATTATAAAACGATCCGGTATCCGGGGCATGCCCAAAAAATACAGCTATTATCGGATTTGAACTTGATGAGAGAGGATTTGTCCGTCGAAATAAATGGACAAGACGTGCGTCCCCGTGATGTATTTACGAAAGTTCTTCAACCGATTATCGCACTTGGAGATAAAGAAGACGTAGTGCTCGTGCGCGTTCTACTGGAGGGCGTGAAAGGACATAATCGACTGCGCCATGAATTCGAATTGCAAACGGATTATGACCGGGAAAACTCCGTTACTGCCATGGCGTGTTCCACCGCTTACAGTATTTCCGTCGTCGCTCAGATGATTGCTACAGGACTAATAGATAGGAAGGGGGTATTTGCACCAGAGCAAATTGTGCCAGGGGCCAATTTCATAGAAGAAATGAAGAAACGCGGTGTATCGATTTTGGAAAGGCAGACCGTTATAAATACTATTTGAAAGGGGATTTGAAATGGAAGCGACTTGGTGGTCGATACTGCCTCCACTTCTCGCAATCGGCTGTGCCATTATTACGCGGGAAGTCATCTTATCATTGCTCCTTGGCGTTATAAGCGGTGCGTTGCTATTAGCCAATTTCTCTATCACCGGCGGATTAAGCGATTCATTCCAAACGGTTTTCAATCAAGTGGCAGATCCCGAGTGGACAACACCGATTTTAATATTTGCTCTCATGTTAGGCGGGGTGACGGCATTGCTTACCAAATCGGGGGCTACGGAACGATTCGGTGTATGGGCGATGTCTAAAGTGAAAACTCGGGTAGGAGCCCAGCTCGTCACGATGTTCACAGGCTATGCCATTTTCATCGATGATTATTTCAATAGTTTGGCAGTCGGGCAAATTGCGCGTCCAATTACTGATAGTCACGGCGTATCCCGATCGAAACTCGCATACTTGATCGATTCGACTGGAGCCCCGATTTGCGTTCTTATTCCCCTGTCTAGTTGGGGGGCTTACATCTTTTCTTTATTGGCCGATCCGATCAAGACTTACGGGCTCGGGCATAGCCCGGTGTCCGCGTTCTTCTACGTCCTGCCAGCCAATTATTACGCCATTGGCTCCTTGGTTATGGTATTTCTCATCATTTGGTGGCGAATGGATTTTCCGTTGATGCGTAAGCATGACCAACAAGCCTATGAAAAAACCTCTTCCTTGCCTAGACTTGGTGAATTACGAACCGTGCCCCAAAAAGTCCCTTTTTCACATGCTTTCGACTTGCTGCTCCCGATTCTGACGATGATTATCGCGACGGTCTTCTTTTTCCTCAACTCGGGAGGTTTTTTCAATGGCGGGGTAAGCCTTATGGAGGCTTCCGGGGAAGGGAATATTACATTGGCCCTCGTATATGGTGTTGTTCTTTCGGTCATTGTGGCGGCGGTCCTTTACATCCCCCGCAAAAAGATGAAAGCAAAAGAGTTCCTTTCGACTTTCACGAAAGGGATGGAAAATATGCTTGGCGGGGCGATGATCCTCGTTCTCGCTTGGTCGATCGGGGATATTGTCGGTCGCTTGGAAACAGGACAATTCCTCGCTTCCCTAGTCGAGGGCAATGTGCCGATGTGGATCATCCCGGCGATCCTTTTCGCCCTCGGTTGTGTCATGTCATTTGCGACGGGAACCTCTTGGGGGACCTTCGCCATCATGATCCCGATTGGCGCAACAATAGTCGGCTCTACGAATCCAGAGTGGGTGTTGCCGGCTATCGGCGCTGTCATGGCAGGGGCGGTATTCGGCGATCACTGTTCACCGATATCCGATTCGACAATCCTTTCCGCAATCGGGGCCGATTGTGAATTGATGGATCATGTTTCTACCCAACTTCCCTATGCTTTGACGGTAGCCCTCACTTCATTCGCAGGCTATATCGTGTTCGGTATCACTTCCGTTGTCTGGCTCGGACTAGTTGTGAATTTGGCAGCTTTGGTCCTCGTATTATTATGGCTGAAGCGGGATCCCAAGGCTACGGCCGTCAGCTAAAAAAAACAACTGCAACGGATTGGGAATTCCGTTGCAGTTGTCGCTTTCACTCGCTAAATTAGGTTAGTTGAGAACACGGAGTTTCACCGTTTTGACACCCCATTCCATCGCATTGGAATGGGAAGGGATGAAGACATCGATTTTATTCCCTTTGATCGCTCCGCCGGTATCCGCTGCCAGTGCCTCTCCATAGCCTTCCACCCACACTTTGCTTCCTAGAGGAATGACACGTGGATCGACCGCGATCACTTTTTGATTCGGATTCGCCCTGAGATCGATCCCATACGCTGTTGTCCCGGAGCATCCTTTACAATATGCTGTGTAGGCCGTGGCCGTTACCATCATCTCTTTCCCGCTCGCTTTTGCAGGTGGAACGGCCGCTTTCGGTGCAGGAACCGATTTTTCAGTTTCAGAAGCCGGGGATGCGGCAATCGATTCCTTCGGCGTCGTCGTAAGGGCTTCCACCAGTTCTTCTCCGTTAATAATCAAAACATCTCCGGGATGAATCAAATCCTCAGTCAATTCATTCCACTCTTTTAAAGCGAATAAAGGAATCGCATGATTGAGAGCGATTCGATACAGATTATCCCCTTCTACTACTGTATACGTGTCGTCAGTCTTTTCGTTTTCATCACTTGAATTCTGCGACTCTGTCCACTCTTCAAGATAGTCTTTTAACGTATATTCCCCAAACGTCATTTCAAAGTTCTCCCAAATAGAAGCTTCTGCCAAAGGGGCAGTGAAACATGTCATTAATAAAGCCAGTATGATTCCTACTTTAATTTTCAACTGATTACTCCTCCTTAAATATGGATAATTGCGACTTGCTGAACCAAGTATTGCCACAAAACTTCTAAATACATACATTCGTAAACTAAAAAAAACACCAATTTTCAAAACAAGTAAAATTTGTTTTGAAAATTGGTGTTGATGTAAAAGGCATTTTAACTAGTTATACAATGAAATATTTAGCTAGAGGCCGCCTCGGATAATTACGTGCAACAACAAAAAATCCGGATACCATCAGCGGTACCCGAATCTTTGTTAGTCTTCATATTTGATAATGCCAAACGCCCTGCTTCATCGTTTTTTGGATATATCCTTCCCCTTCCAGATAATCCAGATGACCGATAATTTCTGAAATGACCAAGGAGAACTCCTTCCGGTACGTCTCGCCGTAGTAGGCTTCCGCCAGATCGTTTGCGGTGGAAACTCCTGTCCGGATCAGCTCCTTGATCCGTTCCGCTTTCCTATCCATTTTCGATATCTTGGACTGGATTAGGTCCCGATGCTCCTCGATCAAATCACCGTGGCCCGGGAATATCGTATCGGCATCCACTTCCTGCAGCTTCAGCAAAGAGGCGCGATGCTGGGCGACGGAAGGCAAGCGGTTCCCTTCCAAGTCCGGATCGATAATCGCATTCGTGGAAGAATGGGCGATTAACACATCCCCGACGATCAGCCATTGCCGAGCAGGATCCAGAAAGCTGATTGAGTCCAGTGAATGGCCCGGCGTTTCCAAGACAGTCAATCCGGCAACGATCTCCCCCTCCGTGATTGGCAGGATATCCGTCTTCACTGCAAGCTGATCGGCGTTTCGGATCGTCTCCTGAAATTTCGCCAGTCGGGCATCACCGGCCGTTTCGCAGCCCATTTCTTTGTATAACCGTTGAAAGAAACGATATCGCATTTCCAAGAAGTCGGTATCCATTTTTAAACGTGGGATAGCCGTTGGATGAGCGTACACCGGTATCGTCCGTTCCTTCAAGATGCGAGGAACCAAGCCAACATGATCGCCATGATGATGGGTTAGCAAAATGCGGTCGATGTCGGGAATGCTCCAACCATTCGCTTCCAATGTATCAGTCAACTGTTCCCAGCAATTTTCCGATGAAATTCCGGCATCGATTAGCGCTAATGATTTCCCATCATGTAGTAAATAAAAATTAAACGAGCGCAGTGAACTGTTACTAGCCGGCACGCTAATGGTATGGATTTGCACGCCTTGACTTGTCGTAATAGAGGTCAATGTTCCCACGTCCTTTCCTTGATAATCATTCAGGTTGCTCCCCCTCACCTAAGAAGGGGGGTACTGAATGTTACAGTGTAAAACGGCGCACCTGACGATTCATATCTTCTGCCAAAGCAGCTAGCTTATCCGAACCGACTGCCACTTCTTCCATCGAACTGCTTGATTGTTGACTCGTCGCGGCTGTCTCTTCGACCCCGGATGCAGACTCTTCCGAGATGGAGGCAATCTCTTCTATTGAACGATTCAACCGTTCACTACTGGCAGCAAAGTCCGCTAACGTTTCGGTAATTTCACTAATCAGGTCGCCCATATCAGCAATTTCATCGTTGATTCCATTAAAAGTTTCCGTTGTCTTTGTAATATCACGGGTCCCTTGCTCCACTTCTCGATATCCATTTTCCAATGATTTGGCCACTTCGGCGGATTCGGATTGGATTCCCGTTACAATGCCAGTGATTTCCGAAACAGAGACCGAAACTTGCTCTGCCAGCTTTCTCACTTCATCCGCGACAACTGCAAATCCTTTTCCATGTTCACCGGCTCTGGAAGCTTCAATCGCTGCATTTAATGCCAGAAGATTCGTTTGATCCGCCACTTCCTGGATGACAGAAACGAGCTTGGATATTTCCTGGGTCTGGTTATCAAGGTTATTCATTTTTCTTGCTGCCTCTTGCACCATCTGATCAATTGTCATCATTTGCTTCGCTGAAGATTCCATGAGCTGTTTCCCAGTATCTGTCATGGTTCGCACTTCCACTGAGGTTTGATGAATTTGTTCACCTTTCTCATTTAACTCGAACATTTCCGATGAAAAACTGTTCATCGTGTCCGCTAATTCACTTAGTTGATCTGCCTGTTTCTCTGACCCTTCCGCCATTTCCTGCATCGTTAAGGCAATTTGATCAGAGCCGCTCTTCACTTCATTCGCCGCCTGTGATAGCTCTTCACTCTGCTCAGCAACATGGGAAGAAGCGTTTGCCACTTGTTGAATTGTATCATGCAAGGTATCTTTCATCACTTGCATCGCTCCGGTCAATCTTCCAATTTCATCGTTCCGGTTGCTTTCCTTGATTTCTATTGCCAGATTACCAGACGCCATATCCCCCATCCAATTGGAAACTTGTTTAATCGGATTGGATAACGATCTGCTGAACAAAATGGAAACGAAAAGTACAATGATTACCGTCGAAAGGGCGAGGAGAAGTCCAATCCAAACAATCTGTTCCTTTGTATGATGTACGACCGACATATCTTGCTCGATCCCGATCATTCCAATGACATGTTGGTTTGTTGGGTCGTACATGGGCATGTAGGAGATCAAATTCTTCCCATCGCTTTTAGAGACAGTTTCCCCATTGGCAATCGAGTCCAAAATGGTGGAGTTTTCGATAGATTTCCCTACATTTTCCTCATTGGATGACTCCATAATAATGCCCTCATCGTTATAGAGATCAATGGCAACTCCTTGCAACATGTCATGTAATTCATGAAGAAAGGTATCGTCAATCCCTGTTTGCAATGTTCCAATCACTTTATTATTTCTTGAAATAGGAGCGAATGCACGAACAGAAAGTCCGCTGTTCCCCAATTCAAATCCGGAAAACGATTGGCCCTCTAACGCGGATTGAATGGCTGAAATTCCGCTTTTGTCATCTCCAAATTTTTCTGTTTGATGCGCTCGTAAATATACTCTACCGGATAAGTCTCCAAGTTCGAACACTTTCATTTCATGTTCAGCTTGCAGACGTAGATAGAGACCGTTGACGACTTGCAGGAGTTCACCGCGTTCACCCGATTCAAAAGCAGTAACTAACTCATCTTGTTGGGCGTACATCGTAGTTAAAGCTAATAAGTCATTAGAAACTTTTGTCACTTGTGTTTGAACCGCAACCTCCAAATCCTGTTGTTGAGCCGTCATCATTTTATCGAAGCCCTGCTCCGCTGCCCAATAAATACCTACTATAAGTAAACTTACTGGAATCAAAGCAACGGCTAAGAAAATGGTGAACAACTTTTTGTTCAAGCTATTCAATGCTAAAATCCTTTTCATCTCAAGAATTCCTCTCCCGTTTTCATGTCAATACAAAAAGGACCATCGAGATAAACCATCCGATAGCCCTCCTTTATGTACAAAGACCTTCTGCTTACGAAACTTTCGTACCTAATGAATGCAGGTCTATTTCCTCTCTAAATTAAACCATAGGGAAAAATGAAATTCAATATATATAAAATGAACTAAAGAAATGAAAAGCACTAGCAAACCGTTACTTTCCGTTTCAAATTTTGTTTGCGACGAAAGCGCAGCGACAGGAGCAGGCGGACGCTTTCCGCGGGCATGGCTTCAGCCAATCGAACAACGAAGGGTTCGATTTGTTGCCAAACGCTACGCTTTTTGGCACAAAGGCCGTTCTTCGTAACGGCCT
Protein-coding sequences here:
- a CDS encoding peptidase U32 family protein, which produces MKTMEKRVITKKPEVLAPAGTLEKLKMAIRYGADAVFIGGNAYGLRSRAGNFTYEEMREGVEFAQSYNAKVYVAANMVAHEGDVEGAGEFFRTLRDIGIHAVIVSDPALIEICAMDAPGLPIHLSTQASATNYETLNFWKEEGLERVVLAREVGMDEIKEIRQKTDVEIEAFIHGAMCISYSGRCVLSNHMADRDANRGGCTQSCRWKYELYEVPEEGEKESLLGGEAMEAFSMSSVDMAMIRHIPDLVENGVDSLKIEGRMKSIHYVSTVANVYRQAVDAYCNDPDNYEFKQEWEDELWKVAQRELASGFYYGVPTENEQLFGKPRKIPAYSFIGQVLDYNEETEIATIQQRNVFSVGDEVEFYGPGFTHAYQTIDVLWDENDEPIDRAPNPMMIVKTKVEVPVKPFDMIRKRK
- a CDS encoding Na+/H+ antiporter NhaC family protein, translating into MEATWWSILPPLLAIGCAIITREVILSLLLGVISGALLLANFSITGGLSDSFQTVFNQVADPEWTTPILIFALMLGGVTALLTKSGATERFGVWAMSKVKTRVGAQLVTMFTGYAIFIDDYFNSLAVGQIARPITDSHGVSRSKLAYLIDSTGAPICVLIPLSSWGAYIFSLLADPIKTYGLGHSPVSAFFYVLPANYYAIGSLVMVFLIIWWRMDFPLMRKHDQQAYEKTSSLPRLGELRTVPQKVPFSHAFDLLLPILTMIIATVFFFLNSGGFFNGGVSLMEASGEGNITLALVYGVVLSVIVAAVLYIPRKKMKAKEFLSTFTKGMENMLGGAMILVLAWSIGDIVGRLETGQFLASLVEGNVPMWIIPAILFALGCVMSFATGTSWGTFAIMIPIGATIVGSTNPEWVLPAIGAVMAGAVFGDHCSPISDSTILSAIGADCELMDHVSTQLPYALTVALTSFAGYIVFGITSVVWLGLVVNLAALVLVLLWLKRDPKATAVS
- a CDS encoding peptidase U32 family protein gives rise to the protein MMELIATAESVEQGKSLLDAGVDTVYVGEDEFGLRLPASLSLDDIRTLTDYAHDNGKQVHVAVNALMHNDRIEKILPYLEGLESIGVDAMTVGDPGVIHLLKKNNISVPYIYDAQVMVTSANQVNFWAKRGAVGAVLARELTYEELKMIQEQAIVPVEVLVYGATCIHQSKRPLVRNYFGYIQEKTPSMEERQLFLAEPKKEDTHYSIYEDINGTHIFATDDVNLMPQLGKLADAGLTRWKLDGVFARGERIIEIARLFVEAKQAFENGIWSDDLSIRLNERLHSLHPHERALSEGFFLKDPTEIQ
- a CDS encoding 3D domain-containing protein, whose protein sequence is MKIKVGIILALLMTCFTAPLAEASIWENFEMTFGEYTLKDYLEEWTESQNSSDENEKTDDTYTVVEGDNLYRIALNHAIPLFALKEWNELTEDLIHPGDVLIINGEELVEALTTTPKESIAASPASETEKSVPAPKAAVPPAKASGKEMMVTATAYTAYCKGCSGTTAYGIDLRANPNQKVIAVDPRVIPLGSKVWVEGYGEALAADTGGAIKGNKIDVFIPSHSNAMEWGVKTVKLRVLN
- a CDS encoding saccharopine dehydrogenase family protein; translated protein: MRFFVLGAGLMGKEAVRDLLANPEMEEVLVGDLEESRALQVCRQFNDSRLKAVQADPSDRERFIRTIANSDVLINATVYTLNETVAKLAIQAGIHAVDLGGNVNEIAHDILALDEEAKRKGVTYITELGVAPGLTNILVGYGASKFDAVETVQLRVGGLPKVPEPPLEYNQVYSIEGILYQYEGEATIIRDGVKQSVPALSEVEEIHFDGFGRLEAFHTAGGTSTLPDTFPAVRHLDYKTIRYPGHAQKIQLLSDLNLMREDLSVEINGQDVRPRDVFTKVLQPIIALGDKEDVVLVRVLLEGVKGHNRLRHEFELQTDYDRENSVTAMACSTAYSISVVAQMIATGLIDRKGVFAPEQIVPGANFIEEMKKRGVSILERQTVINTI
- a CDS encoding alpha/beta hydrolase family protein, yielding MSQPFTVFASADTNLSGALHLPEKKQKFTTPLIVLLHGFVGNKVGEHRLFVKAARHFTSKGYAVVRFDFSGCGESDGDYAQVTVTKQLQEVQAVLDHLSSIKEIDARNIILIGHSLGGAVAAMTAAQDRRIKKLILWSPVGTPYDDITAILGYEKVNVANEKGKVDYHGFYVSRPFLEDLKKHHPVEAVQLYKGPALVIHANEDEDIPKEHTARYLAALHSRPLHQFAETHYIEEADHTFSSYSFEEELFRTTTDWLDNIEFLGRIAL
- a CDS encoding DJ-1/PfpI family protein, with product MSKKVLIVSGDAVEALEIYYPYYRCLEEGFDVTIASPSVKKLQTVSHDFIEGMETYVEKPAYGLDSQIAFSDVNPADYDGLIIPGGRAPEYIRLDESLPGIVRHFFEENKPVAAVCHAAQVLSVVPDLMKGREYTAYIACKPDVTACGATYIEEGLHTDGNLVSGHAWPDLPGLMREFMKLMK
- a CDS encoding MBL fold metallo-hydrolase, which translates into the protein MTSITTSQGVQIHTISVPASNSSLRSFNFYLLHDGKSLALIDAGISSENCWEQLTDTLEANGWSIPDIDRILLTHHHGDHVGLVPRILKERTIPVYAHPTAIPRLKMDTDFLEMRYRFFQRLYKEMGCETAGDARLAKFQETIRNADQLAVKTDILPITEGEIVAGLTVLETPGHSLDSISFLDPARQWLIVGDVLIAHSSTNAIIDPDLEGNRLPSVAQHRASLLKLQEVDADTIFPGHGDLIEEHRDLIQSKISKMDRKAERIKELIRTGVSTANDLAEAYYGETYRKEFSLVISEIIGHLDYLEGEGYIQKTMKQGVWHYQI
- a CDS encoding methyl-accepting chemotaxis protein, producing MKRILALNSLNKKLFTIFLAVALIPVSLLIVGIYWAAEQGFDKMMTAQQQDLEVAVQTQVTKVSNDLLALTTMYAQQDELVTAFESGERGELLQVVNGLYLRLQAEHEMKVFELGDLSGRVYLRAHQTEKFGDDKSGISAIQSALEGQSFSGFELGNSGLSVRAFAPISRNNKVIGTLQTGIDDTFLHELHDMLQGVAIDLYNDEGIIMESSNEENVGKSIENSTILDSIANGETVSKSDGKNLISYMPMYDPTNQHVIGMIGIEQDMSVVHHTKEQIVWIGLLLALSTVIIVLFVSILFSRSLSNPIKQVSNWMGDMASGNLAIEIKESNRNDEIGRLTGAMQVMKDTLHDTIQQVANASSHVAEQSEELSQAANEVKSGSDQIALTMQEMAEGSEKQADQLSELADTMNSFSSEMFELNEKGEQIHQTSVEVRTMTDTGKQLMESSAKQMMTIDQMVQEAARKMNNLDNQTQEISKLVSVIQEVADQTNLLALNAAIEASRAGEHGKGFAVVADEVRKLAEQVSVSVSEITGIVTGIQSESAEVAKSLENGYREVEQGTRDITKTTETFNGINDEIADMGDLISEITETLADFAASSERLNRSIEEIASISEESASGVEETAATSQQSSSSMEEVAVGSDKLAALAEDMNRQVRRFTL